Proteins found in one Enterococcus sp. 9D6_DIV0238 genomic segment:
- a CDS encoding leucine-rich repeat protein — MNRGLYVLLGTAFVVLAFSSQESYLAVSADTSDRQEETMNSQDLQATTATTMSESSESELSVDDSTESVTKGDQETQISSTTNIEDSKQAAVRAAATNTLSYAIVVHEETYRVNMTPVTTNSLIYSAEVIAPEAAKTLIDLDLKDPDKKAQANTYLEDAFTALVEATRQAGGQFDLAQVQSIKVSNIAVADFSAYDRSPIVTILANKSAYFRNMARLTFPDMVAGDGVLKSLTASVPIANLILPKIKRIGDSFAVVAGEITPPSANVNAKLIGIYAPKVEEIGDYAFHGQSLLRGTLVSPDESGTTSTTLLSFPKVTKIGKQAFRNAKVLKYLTLDSLVEMGEGAFEECADLTGGNAYGFSLNSSGDPLLLPKLKVIPARAFYNCTKLMQISAPEAKSIGDEAFYNCSSLGRLLVKKVEVIGHSIFSMKSGTSAGSALTSIALPVIKRIETDSFSGNSMFKGILTSLRNLYSSDTDAVRANLPKEMLLYAFPDYEKYSDRFLNVGETYEYQFYRDEDMTSEDTKTLYKYIVLKQPADHSMYYQMHKTYTPSWGLQWNIFSQPETFMKKKVSITIGDPSAPATILMPGFYQGIADLNWTIPSSTSVSGTTDIVAFNMVLFTGEEKPVNQVMLDIHDIYAKQGDTAVDFVTDVAASEDQLNLEDAQLTIAYPSDKLTLGDLWIEQNGQDITGNARVDLSTSGAVLVTGIDAQDIKNFPVKIHFKNSKAEQAMESESFEGSILSASLYDTDKFTVEIIKEEKAGLSLLWVPDIFDFGSHHLADLEETFKTTTKLPAYVVVSDMRGTEETNGWKVQLTASHLTESKSGDSLETVEYLFTDNKLKEYHTDDVSIPPSQTTIIEPSDRLKENSLVPSNFSSTETDTGILSAKNGGASGYYALEVNDIRLKIQELTKVNGSAYNGTLTWTLEDTL; from the coding sequence ATGAATAGAGGGTTATATGTTTTATTGGGAACAGCATTTGTTGTTCTGGCATTTTCCAGTCAGGAAAGTTATTTAGCAGTATCAGCTGATACATCCGATAGACAAGAAGAAACAATGAACAGCCAAGATCTACAGGCTACGACAGCGACAACGATGAGTGAATCGAGCGAAAGTGAGCTGAGTGTTGATGATTCTACTGAATCAGTGACTAAGGGGGATCAAGAAACCCAAATAAGTAGTACTACAAATATCGAGGATTCAAAACAGGCCGCTGTCAGAGCTGCTGCAACTAATACGCTAAGCTATGCTATTGTCGTACATGAGGAGACGTATCGTGTAAATATGACTCCCGTTACAACGAATAGTTTAATTTATTCTGCAGAAGTTATCGCTCCAGAAGCGGCCAAAACGTTGATCGACCTAGACTTAAAGGATCCGGATAAAAAGGCGCAAGCAAATACATATTTAGAAGATGCTTTTACGGCGTTGGTTGAGGCTACTCGTCAGGCTGGTGGTCAATTTGATTTGGCACAAGTCCAATCGATCAAAGTATCTAATATTGCGGTTGCGGATTTTTCTGCTTATGATAGAAGCCCAATCGTAACGATACTAGCAAATAAATCAGCTTATTTTAGAAATATGGCTCGTCTGACTTTTCCGGATATGGTAGCGGGAGACGGTGTCTTAAAGAGTCTTACTGCGAGTGTACCTATTGCTAACCTAATACTGCCTAAAATAAAAAGAATAGGTGATTCTTTTGCTGTGGTTGCAGGTGAGATCACACCGCCATCAGCTAATGTCAATGCCAAGCTGATCGGTATTTATGCACCAAAAGTTGAGGAAATCGGTGATTATGCTTTTCATGGTCAATCATTATTACGCGGTACATTGGTTAGTCCGGATGAGAGCGGTACGACTTCAACGACACTATTATCATTTCCAAAAGTAACGAAAATTGGAAAGCAAGCATTTAGAAATGCCAAGGTTCTAAAATATCTTACTCTTGATAGTTTAGTTGAAATGGGAGAAGGCGCCTTTGAAGAATGTGCCGATCTAACGGGAGGAAATGCCTACGGGTTTAGTCTTAATTCAAGCGGTGATCCTCTTCTTTTACCTAAATTAAAAGTTATTCCTGCTAGAGCTTTTTATAATTGTACAAAACTCATGCAAATAAGTGCACCAGAAGCAAAATCGATCGGTGACGAAGCCTTTTACAATTGTTCTTCTTTAGGACGTTTACTCGTAAAGAAAGTTGAAGTGATCGGTCATTCTATTTTCTCAATGAAATCCGGTACTAGTGCGGGAAGCGCACTGACCAGTATTGCACTTCCAGTGATAAAAAGAATTGAAACAGATAGTTTTTCCGGCAATAGTATGTTTAAAGGTATTTTAACTTCACTGCGTAATCTATATAGTTCAGATACAGATGCTGTCAGAGCTAATTTACCTAAAGAGATGCTATTGTATGCTTTTCCTGATTACGAAAAGTATAGTGATCGATTTTTGAATGTAGGTGAAACGTATGAGTATCAGTTTTATCGGGATGAGGATATGACGAGTGAAGATACAAAAACATTATACAAATACATTGTATTGAAACAGCCTGCAGATCATTCTATGTATTATCAAATGCACAAAACCTATACACCGAGTTGGGGCTTGCAATGGAATATTTTTTCTCAGCCTGAAACGTTTATGAAGAAAAAGGTTTCTATTACGATCGGTGATCCATCGGCGCCAGCTACTATTTTGATGCCGGGTTTTTATCAAGGTATTGCCGATTTGAATTGGACGATCCCTTCAAGTACTTCTGTTTCAGGTACGACAGATATTGTTGCATTCAACATGGTCTTATTTACAGGAGAAGAAAAGCCTGTGAATCAAGTGATGCTGGATATTCATGATATTTATGCGAAACAAGGAGATACAGCAGTCGATTTCGTGACAGATGTTGCTGCGAGTGAAGATCAGCTCAATTTAGAAGATGCACAGCTTACCATTGCTTATCCTTCTGACAAATTGACGCTGGGCGATTTATGGATCGAACAGAACGGGCAGGATATTACTGGTAATGCCCGAGTGGATCTGAGCACAAGCGGAGCAGTTCTCGTTACTGGGATCGATGCTCAAGATATCAAAAACTTTCCGGTCAAAATCCATTTTAAAAATAGTAAAGCTGAACAAGCGATGGAAAGCGAATCATTTGAAGGATCGATTCTTTCCGCTAGCTTGTATGATACAGATAAATTCACCGTGGAAATAATCAAAGAGGAAAAAGCTGGACTGAGTTTGCTGTGGGTTCCTGATATTTTTGATTTTGGCTCGCATCATTTAGCTGATTTAGAAGAAACATTTAAGACAACGACCAAGTTGCCGGCATATGTAGTTGTAAGTGATATGAGAGGGACCGAAGAGACAAATGGCTGGAAAGTACAATTAACGGCTTCACATTTAACGGAGAGTAAATCAGGCGATAGTTTAGAGACTGTGGAGTATCTTTTTACAGATAATAAATTAAAAGAATATCATACTGATGATGTCTCGATTCCTCCGAGTCAAACAACGATCATTGAACCGTCAGATAGACTAAAGGAAAACTCACTCGTCCCTTCCAACTTTTCTAGTACTGAAACGGATACAGGGATATTATCCGCCAAAAACGGAGGCGCTTCGGGCTACTATGCGCTTGAAGTCAATGATATTCGATTAAAGATTCAAGAGCTGACAAAGGTCAACGGAAGTGCTTATAATGGTACATTGACTTGGACTTTGGAGGATACACTATAA
- a CDS encoding winged helix-turn-helix domain-containing protein — MTRIGLLSTSSYDTDLRTLLIQNGYEATKVQGSDHVEGIDIILIDKNKENDVSKTIEYLLNLKEQQLPIWVIAKDYVTDEKLIYLQLGANGVISKTTEMKELLLTMHNYLCTGCALSDSLPKDALDSLILDHNKQCIVVDKEQEIAFTRKEFRAFEILYQNMNDTVTYDELFQYLWNGSKDKKIYRVANIIFHIRNKLPENKKYMIQTIRSKGYILKP, encoded by the coding sequence ATGACACGTATTGGCTTGCTTTCAACATCTAGCTATGATACAGATCTACGGACATTGTTGATTCAAAATGGCTATGAAGCTACGAAGGTTCAAGGCAGTGATCACGTAGAAGGAATCGATATCATTTTAATAGATAAAAACAAAGAAAATGATGTTTCTAAAACGATAGAATATCTACTTAATCTCAAGGAACAACAGTTGCCTATTTGGGTGATTGCTAAAGACTATGTCACAGATGAGAAACTGATTTATCTCCAATTGGGTGCTAACGGGGTCATATCTAAAACAACAGAAATGAAGGAGTTGTTATTGACGATGCACAACTATCTGTGCACTGGCTGTGCTTTATCTGACAGTTTGCCAAAAGATGCTTTGGATTCACTTATTTTAGATCACAATAAGCAGTGTATTGTTGTTGATAAGGAGCAGGAAATCGCATTTACAAGAAAAGAGTTTCGCGCATTTGAAATTCTATATCAAAATATGAATGATACAGTCACTTATGATGAGTTATTTCAATACTTATGGAATGGCTCGAAGGATAAGAAGATTTATCGCGTAGCGAATATCATTTTTCACATCCGAAACAAGTTGCCTGAGAATAAAAAATATATGATCCAAACGATCAGATCCAAAGGATATATTCTAAAGCCATAA
- the mprF gene encoding bifunctional lysylphosphatidylglycerol flippase/synthetase MprF has product MKRRFNQLLHWMKEHSLLLKLIFLGSVLIFVANQVTHIVQGMTWQDVFQTMGQQNRFRLLGMILVGMIGVLPMLLYDLVVVNVLEEQGKPKMNRWEWFVSAWVTNTINNLAGFGGVVGATLRANFYGKDASRKKVVATVSKVALFMISGLSILSFIAFIDVFFIRPDSLFREYWVWLLAGSLIAPALFFFTQLKKYTLFKDFFPRGIFLLFGASLGQWLGAMFVFLSVGALMQVKVSLISVYPMFVIATLIGMLTMVPGGMGTFDVLMILGLSQLGVSQSTAVVWLIFYRLFYYVLPFITGILLFVHQTGVKINRFLDNLPQIFSQKVAHFILVTALYFAGIMMVLLSTVTNLSNVSRLFKFLLPFSFDFLDQTFNMLIGFLLLGLARGISMKVKKAYGPTIGLLIFGIVNTISRTASWQLILVYLVILSAVFLARKEFYREKFVYSWGALVLDGVLFSFLFIIYAVAGYYSSHPDKTGPLPHMFLLFPSDDVWFSGLIGLGISMIGLITLYQYLADTSMRLGEPFQEERLTQLIRKYGGTEGSHLLYLKNYEYFYYQENNQDEVLFAYQIKANKCFILGDPIGNEQKWAEATLAFMDAADLLGYQAAFYRIGEKYTMILHDLGYNFMKIGEEGLVDFSSSDLIPTSLATNSMELQHLSNLGYTFTMYHDPVSEELFQALANVSEEWLGSQRERNFVGGSFDREYLSLSDVGIVRNAHHEVVGFITAKPIQPKYKVSYDLLRFSNEAPEHLTDFILTHFISEYQKQGYQIIDLGTAPLSNVGETKYSFLEERLVNIFYKYGDQVYGFKDTRQEKERYVSHWEARYYAYSKQSNVLFACIQLALLVERGKGERVSLVEEAMIIS; this is encoded by the coding sequence ATGAAAAGGAGATTCAATCAGCTACTTCATTGGATGAAGGAGCATAGTTTATTATTGAAATTGATTTTTCTTGGTTCGGTTTTGATTTTTGTTGCGAACCAAGTTACTCATATCGTACAGGGAATGACATGGCAAGATGTGTTTCAGACGATGGGACAGCAAAATCGGTTTCGTCTACTAGGGATGATCTTAGTTGGGATGATCGGAGTACTGCCGATGCTGCTTTATGATCTAGTCGTTGTCAATGTGCTTGAGGAGCAAGGAAAACCGAAAATGAATCGCTGGGAGTGGTTTGTTTCTGCATGGGTCACAAATACGATCAATAATCTGGCGGGTTTCGGCGGAGTTGTTGGCGCAACGCTTCGGGCCAATTTTTATGGAAAAGATGCGTCTCGAAAAAAAGTTGTTGCTACGGTTTCTAAAGTAGCATTATTCATGATTTCTGGTTTATCGATTTTATCGTTTATTGCATTTATTGATGTTTTTTTTATACGTCCAGACAGCTTGTTTCGAGAATATTGGGTGTGGCTGCTTGCAGGAAGCTTGATTGCACCAGCATTATTTTTCTTTACTCAATTAAAGAAATATACATTATTTAAGGATTTTTTTCCAAGAGGCATTTTTCTCTTATTTGGTGCTTCATTAGGTCAATGGCTAGGTGCGATGTTCGTTTTTTTGAGTGTTGGGGCACTGATGCAGGTCAAAGTTTCATTGATTTCTGTATACCCAATGTTTGTGATTGCGACCTTGATAGGGATGCTGACGATGGTGCCAGGTGGTATGGGAACATTTGATGTATTGATGATCTTAGGGCTTTCCCAACTTGGCGTGAGTCAATCGACAGCGGTTGTTTGGCTGATTTTTTATCGTTTATTTTATTATGTATTGCCATTTATCACGGGAATTCTTTTATTTGTCCATCAAACAGGTGTGAAAATCAATCGGTTCCTTGATAATTTACCACAGATCTTTTCACAAAAAGTAGCACATTTTATTTTAGTGACTGCCCTTTATTTTGCTGGGATCATGATGGTCTTACTGTCCACCGTTACGAATCTATCGAATGTCAGCAGACTATTTAAATTTTTATTGCCATTTTCGTTTGATTTCTTAGATCAAACATTTAATATGCTGATTGGCTTTTTGTTGCTGGGACTAGCTCGAGGGATTTCGATGAAGGTAAAAAAGGCTTACGGACCAACGATCGGTCTTTTGATCTTTGGAATCGTCAATACGATTTCGAGAACAGCTTCATGGCAGCTGATCTTGGTTTACCTTGTGATTCTTTCCGCTGTATTTTTAGCAAGAAAAGAATTTTATCGAGAAAAATTTGTTTATTCTTGGGGCGCATTAGTTTTAGACGGAGTGTTGTTCAGTTTTCTCTTTATTATTTATGCAGTCGCAGGATATTATAGCTCTCACCCAGATAAGACTGGTCCGTTGCCGCATATGTTTTTATTGTTTCCATCAGACGATGTTTGGTTTTCAGGACTTATCGGGTTGGGGATATCAATGATCGGTTTGATTACGTTGTATCAATATTTAGCAGATACGTCTATGCGTTTGGGCGAACCTTTTCAGGAAGAACGGTTGACCCAGCTGATTCGTAAATATGGCGGTACAGAAGGCAGTCATCTCCTTTATTTAAAAAACTATGAATACTTTTACTATCAGGAAAACAACCAGGATGAAGTTTTGTTCGCTTATCAAATAAAGGCGAATAAATGTTTCATTTTAGGCGATCCGATCGGTAATGAGCAAAAATGGGCAGAAGCTACGCTGGCATTTATGGATGCAGCGGATTTACTTGGCTATCAGGCAGCCTTTTATCGAATTGGTGAGAAATACACGATGATTTTACATGATTTAGGCTATAATTTTATGAAGATAGGGGAAGAAGGTCTGGTTGACTTCTCTTCTTCTGACTTGATTCCGACCTCTTTGGCAACGAACAGCATGGAATTACAGCATTTATCTAATTTGGGTTATACATTCACGATGTATCATGATCCAGTATCTGAGGAGTTGTTTCAAGCGTTGGCCAACGTTTCTGAAGAATGGTTGGGCAGTCAACGAGAACGGAACTTTGTCGGCGGCAGCTTTGATCGAGAGTATTTGTCATTGAGTGATGTGGGTATCGTAAGAAATGCACATCATGAGGTTGTTGGTTTTATTACAGCGAAACCGATCCAGCCAAAATATAAGGTTTCTTATGATCTTTTACGTTTTTCTAACGAGGCACCTGAGCATCTAACTGACTTTATCTTGACCCATTTCATTTCAGAGTATCAGAAACAGGGCTACCAAATCATCGATTTAGGTACAGCACCGCTTTCAAATGTGGGAGAAACAAAATATTCATTTTTAGAAGAACGTTTGGTCAATATTTTTTATAAATATGGTGATCAGGTATATGGTTTTAAAGATACAAGACAAGAAAAAGAACGCTATGTCAGCCATTGGGAAGCAAGATATTATGCATACTCTAAGCAAAGCAATGTACTCTTTGCGTGTATCCAATTAGCGTTGTTGGTCGAGCGTGGGAAGGGTGAAAGAGTTTCCCTTGTCGAAGAAGCAATGATCATTTCATAA
- the rihC gene encoding ribonucleoside hydrolase RihC — MNKKRKIIIDTDPGIDDAVAIAAALFDERLDVKLFTTVSGNVSVDKVTKNLLKLLAFWDKEVPVAIGSGRPLLCDAIDASEIHGSTGMDGYEFTESKYELLTKNHAVIDMYKTLMETKEKTTIVAIGPLTNIALLLRMYPECSERIEELVLMGGSLARGNTGVLSEFNIAADPEAAKIVFESGLPLTMVGLDVGEKALISAVDCKKLKKMNKTGEMIDQLFQSYRSGNLDVGLHMYDGCAIAYLLAPEMFDVRETYVAVETQGALTAGATLVDLNGYLEKTANCRVCVDLDSGQFKQWFFDAIGKCI, encoded by the coding sequence GTGAATAAAAAAAGAAAAATAATTATCGACACAGATCCAGGAATCGACGATGCAGTCGCGATTGCAGCTGCATTATTTGATGAAAGGTTGGATGTAAAATTATTTACAACGGTTTCAGGAAATGTCAGTGTAGATAAGGTGACAAAAAATTTACTGAAGCTGTTGGCGTTTTGGGATAAAGAGGTTCCAGTGGCGATCGGATCAGGCCGTCCGTTACTTTGCGATGCGATCGATGCGAGCGAAATTCACGGGAGTACAGGGATGGATGGTTATGAATTTACAGAATCTAAATATGAACTGTTGACGAAAAATCATGCAGTGATCGATATGTATAAGACTTTGATGGAAACAAAAGAAAAGACGACGATTGTCGCCATTGGACCATTGACAAATATCGCGTTGCTGCTTCGAATGTACCCGGAATGTTCTGAAAGAATCGAGGAGCTTGTCTTGATGGGCGGCTCTTTGGCAAGAGGAAATACTGGTGTTCTTTCGGAGTTTAATATCGCAGCAGACCCAGAAGCAGCTAAAATTGTTTTTGAGAGTGGTTTACCTTTGACGATGGTTGGTTTAGATGTTGGTGAAAAAGCATTGATCTCAGCTGTAGATTGCAAGAAGCTTAAGAAGATGAATAAGACAGGAGAGATGATCGATCAGCTGTTTCAAAGCTACCGCAGCGGTAACTTGGATGTTGGGCTGCATATGTATGATGGCTGTGCGATTGCCTATTTACTAGCACCAGAAATGTTTGACGTGCGAGAGACCTATGTGGCGGTTGAAACACAAGGTGCACTGACTGCTGGTGCGACATTGGTTGATTTGAATGGTTATTTAGAAAAAACTGCGAATTGCCGTGTTTGTGTGGATTTAGATAGTGGTCAGTTTAAACAATGGTTTTTTGATGCGATAGGGAAATGCATTTAA
- a CDS encoding DUF4260 domain-containing protein has protein sequence MKLILKLESIFLLLIALFFYFSVFKFSWVTLFVFLFVPDLSMIGYLLSDRTGAYIYNIIHNLVLPAILLALGLFFDSSFLLMSSSILFIHIFMDRSLGYGLKYLDSFHHTHL, from the coding sequence ATGAAGCTTATTCTAAAACTTGAATCTATCTTCCTCCTTCTCATTGCTTTATTCTTCTACTTTTCTGTCTTTAAATTTAGCTGGGTAACTCTCTTCGTTTTTCTATTTGTACCTGATCTATCGATGATTGGGTATCTCTTGAGTGATCGAACGGGCGCGTATATCTACAATATTATTCACAATTTAGTATTACCAGCGATTCTGCTTGCACTAGGTCTTTTTTTCGATTCTTCATTTTTATTGATGTCATCGTCGATCCTCTTCATTCATATTTTTATGGATCGTTCCTTAGGCTACGGGTTGAAGTATTTAGATAGCTTTCACCACACTCATTTATAA
- a CDS encoding MerR family transcriptional regulator gives MKISELSKLTGIKKETIRYYESIGLLTPDRNTNGYRKYTEQELKDLSFILKLKRLSIPLNEVKMLMDIKRQKTSIACKEETLHFLDRYIKISQDKLAFLTKSIDILVDIKHIVGKNNPNEENEIIQRLALFEEEF, from the coding sequence ATGAAAATAAGTGAACTATCTAAACTTACAGGGATCAAGAAAGAAACCATAAGATACTACGAGTCTATTGGTTTACTTACGCCTGATCGAAATACAAACGGCTATAGAAAGTATACAGAACAAGAATTAAAAGATCTTAGCTTCATTTTAAAGCTCAAACGTTTATCGATTCCATTGAATGAAGTAAAGATGCTGATGGATATAAAACGTCAGAAGACAAGTATCGCATGCAAGGAAGAAACACTGCACTTTTTAGATCGTTACATCAAAATAAGTCAGGATAAATTAGCATTTTTAACAAAATCCATTGATATTTTAGTTGATATCAAACACATTGTTGGTAAAAATAACCCGAATGAGGAAAATGAAATCATTCAACGCTTAGCATTATTTGAGGAGGAATTCTAA
- a CDS encoding flavocytochrome c — translation MKKNKMKSVFVGLTMVLALSACGGDSSSTSKSSTEKSTGSSIEANSGASAQEYTDPSKLKDEYDVVIVGAGGAGMAAALSAKDAGMNPVILEKLPVAGGNTLKSSGGMNASETKFQKEQKIEDSNQSFFDDTLKGGKGTNDQELLHYLVDHSASAIDWLDSMGITLDNISYSGGASQKRIHRPHDGGAVGTYLVDGLIKNIHEKEIPLFVNTDVVKINEKNGQVNGVTAKVNGEEKVISGKAVVVTTGGFGANEEMIEKYRPDLKGYVSTNSEGSTGDGIKMIESLGGAVVDMEQIQVHPTVVQETGMLISETVRGEGAILVNQQGERFYNELETRDNVSSAITALPEHYAYLIFDSELAKRAKQVDFYKEQGVVVEGKTIEELAGKIDVDAKTLENTVNTWNKSVESQSDTAFERKTAMDYDLTKGPFYAIKIAPGIHHTMGGVKINTDTQVEKEDGSVINGLYAAGEVTGGIHGQNRIGGNAVADIIVFGRQAGTQSAKFAEDPK, via the coding sequence ATGAAAAAAAACAAAATGAAATCTGTTTTTGTGGGGTTAACAATGGTTCTAGCATTGAGTGCATGTGGAGGAGATAGTTCTTCAACAAGTAAATCAAGCACAGAAAAGAGCACAGGAAGTTCTATTGAAGCGAATTCTGGGGCTTCTGCACAAGAATACACAGACCCATCAAAATTAAAAGACGAATATGATGTTGTTATTGTCGGCGCTGGTGGTGCGGGTATGGCAGCAGCGTTGTCTGCAAAAGATGCGGGTATGAATCCAGTCATTCTTGAAAAATTACCAGTTGCAGGCGGCAATACACTGAAGTCTTCAGGCGGAATGAATGCTTCAGAGACAAAATTTCAAAAAGAACAAAAAATCGAAGATAGTAATCAATCATTTTTTGACGATACGTTAAAAGGTGGAAAAGGCACTAATGATCAAGAGCTACTACATTATTTAGTAGATCATTCTGCTTCCGCTATTGATTGGCTGGATTCTATGGGAATTACTCTAGACAACATTAGTTATAGTGGCGGTGCCAGTCAGAAGCGTATCCACAGACCACATGATGGAGGCGCAGTCGGCACTTATTTAGTAGATGGCTTGATTAAAAATATTCACGAAAAAGAAATACCTTTATTTGTAAACACTGATGTGGTAAAAATAAACGAAAAGAACGGTCAAGTGAACGGAGTAACTGCTAAAGTGAATGGGGAAGAGAAAGTCATCTCAGGAAAAGCAGTTGTTGTGACAACAGGTGGTTTTGGTGCCAATGAAGAAATGATCGAAAAATATCGTCCAGATTTAAAAGGATATGTCAGCACGAATTCAGAAGGAAGCACAGGAGACGGTATCAAAATGATCGAGTCGCTTGGCGGCGCAGTTGTCGATATGGAACAAATTCAAGTGCATCCAACCGTTGTTCAAGAAACAGGTATGCTTATTAGCGAAACAGTACGTGGTGAAGGTGCTATTCTTGTAAATCAGCAAGGCGAGCGTTTCTACAATGAACTTGAAACACGTGATAATGTTTCGTCTGCAATCACTGCACTTCCAGAGCACTATGCTTATTTGATATTTGACTCAGAATTGGCAAAACGTGCAAAACAAGTTGATTTTTATAAAGAGCAAGGAGTAGTCGTTGAAGGCAAAACAATTGAGGAATTAGCTGGAAAAATCGATGTAGATGCTAAGACTTTAGAAAATACAGTGAATACATGGAACAAGTCAGTAGAAAGTCAATCTGATACTGCATTTGAACGTAAAACAGCAATGGATTATGATTTAACAAAAGGGCCATTTTATGCAATTAAAATTGCACCAGGGATCCATCATACGATGGGTGGCGTGAAAATCAATACAGATACGCAAGTCGAAAAAGAAGATGGTTCTGTGATCAATGGATTATATGCTGCTGGTGAAGTTACTGGTGGAATTCATGGTCAAAATAGAATTGGCGGGAATGCTGTTGCAGATATTATAGTGTTTGGACGTCAAGCAGGTACACAATCAGCGAAATTTGCTGAAGATCCTAAATAA